The Microbacterium luteum genome includes a region encoding these proteins:
- a CDS encoding ABC transporter permease, with protein sequence MNLIINAFVWLANPERWSGPTGIPVALAQHLGFTFLSVLIAAVVAVPVGWAIGHTGRGRELAVAVSGAARAIPSFGLLVLLVLLLGVLQTGLAAVVTFVLLGIPSILAGAYTGFEAVDRRIIDAGRAMGMTEWQILWRIEVPLGLPLLVSGLRAATLQIVATVTIAAYVGLGGLGQYIIQGINLNRFDQVLAGAILVAALALLLDAVFAVLERLVVPRGVRAGRVSSSGPTGRRSHAAAAPASS encoded by the coding sequence GTGAACCTCATCATCAACGCCTTCGTGTGGCTGGCGAACCCCGAGCGGTGGAGCGGACCCACCGGCATACCGGTGGCACTCGCGCAGCACCTCGGGTTCACGTTCCTCTCGGTGCTCATCGCCGCCGTCGTCGCCGTCCCGGTCGGGTGGGCGATCGGCCATACCGGCCGCGGGCGCGAACTGGCTGTCGCCGTGTCGGGCGCGGCGCGCGCGATCCCGTCCTTCGGTCTCCTCGTGCTTCTCGTGCTGCTCCTCGGGGTGCTGCAGACGGGCCTCGCCGCCGTGGTGACCTTCGTGCTGCTGGGGATTCCGTCGATCCTCGCCGGCGCGTACACCGGGTTCGAGGCCGTCGACCGGCGCATCATCGACGCCGGGCGGGCCATGGGCATGACCGAGTGGCAGATCCTCTGGCGGATCGAGGTTCCGCTCGGCCTGCCGCTCCTGGTGTCCGGATTGCGTGCCGCGACCCTTCAGATCGTCGCGACGGTCACCATCGCCGCGTACGTCGGCCTCGGCGGGCTCGGCCAGTACATCATCCAGGGCATCAACCTCAATCGCTTCGACCAGGTGCTCGCCGGGGCGATCCTCGTCGCGGCGCTGGCGCTTCTGCTCGACGCGGTCTTCGCCGTTCTCGAGCGACTCGTCGTGCCGCGAGGCGTGCGCGCCGGTCGCGTGTCGAGCTCGGGTCCGACCGGCCGGCGCTCGCACGCCGCGGCGGCGCCGGCATCCTCCTGA
- a CDS encoding metal-sensitive transcriptional regulator, which yields MMITGTPEEQAAARKRILNRLRRAQGQLNAVITAVESDAGCREVVTQLAAVTSALDRAGFAIVSTAMRDCVVDPEGAEAAEGLTTDELEKLFLTLA from the coding sequence ATGATGATCACCGGCACCCCCGAGGAGCAGGCCGCGGCCCGCAAGAGGATCCTCAACCGGCTGCGGCGGGCCCAGGGTCAGCTGAACGCGGTCATCACCGCGGTCGAATCAGATGCGGGCTGCCGCGAGGTCGTCACGCAGCTCGCCGCGGTCACCAGCGCACTCGATCGCGCCGGATTCGCGATCGTCTCGACCGCGATGCGCGATTGCGTCGTCGACCCCGAAGGGGCGGAGGCGGCCGAAGGGCTGACCACCGACGAGCTCGAGAAGCTCTTCCTCACCCTCGCCTGA
- a CDS encoding glycine betaine ABC transporter substrate-binding protein: MFTASKRFAFGAALATSAALVLAACGSSDPLAEDPADGGTAEGGDTIVVGSQAYYSNEIIAEIYAQALEGAGFDVERQFNIGQRDAYMPEIESGNITVFPEYSGNLLQYFDPETEARTADDVYAALEEALPENLAVLDQAEASDQDSYTVTAEFAEENGLTSIGDLAGVSDALTLGGPPELAERPYGPDGLAETYGVEVTFSPTGDTTVESLVAGQVDVANVFTADPRIQTQDLVVLEDPEGLFLASNVVPVVSADVADEIAETIDAVSAALTADALVALNVQSTEDQMSPEDIATQFLSENGLA; the protein is encoded by the coding sequence ATGTTCACAGCAAGCAAGAGATTCGCCTTCGGTGCGGCGCTCGCCACGAGCGCCGCCCTCGTGCTCGCCGCGTGCGGATCGAGCGATCCCCTCGCGGAGGACCCCGCCGACGGCGGGACTGCGGAAGGCGGCGACACGATCGTCGTCGGCTCGCAGGCCTACTACTCCAACGAGATCATCGCCGAGATCTACGCGCAGGCCCTGGAAGGGGCCGGCTTCGACGTCGAGCGCCAGTTCAACATCGGCCAGCGCGACGCGTACATGCCCGAGATCGAGTCGGGCAACATCACCGTCTTCCCGGAGTACAGCGGCAACCTGCTGCAGTACTTCGACCCTGAGACCGAGGCGCGCACGGCGGACGACGTGTACGCGGCGCTCGAGGAGGCCCTTCCGGAGAACCTCGCGGTCCTCGATCAGGCCGAGGCGAGCGACCAGGACTCCTACACCGTCACGGCGGAGTTCGCCGAGGAGAACGGACTCACCTCGATCGGTGATCTCGCCGGTGTGTCGGATGCCCTCACGCTCGGCGGACCGCCCGAGCTCGCTGAGCGTCCCTACGGCCCCGACGGACTCGCCGAGACGTACGGCGTGGAGGTCACGTTCTCGCCGACCGGCGACACCACCGTCGAGAGCCTCGTGGCCGGCCAGGTCGACGTGGCGAACGTGTTCACGGCGGATCCGCGCATCCAGACCCAGGATCTCGTCGTGCTGGAAGACCCCGAGGGGCTGTTCCTGGCTTCGAACGTCGTTCCCGTCGTGAGCGCGGATGTCGCCGACGAGATCGCCGAGACGATCGACGCGGTCAGCGCGGCGCTCACCGCCGACGCCCTCGTGGCCCTGAACGTGCAGAGCACCGAGGACCAGATGTCGCCGGAGGACATCGCGACGCAGTTCCTGTCGGAGAACGGTCTCGCCTGA